A genome region from Aliivibrio salmonicida LFI1238 includes the following:
- the ubiT gene encoding ubiquinone anaerobic biosynthesis accessory factor UbiT: MFNKIRSTLVENAASVLKVPAKVVPVSVQKKILLEGLKQVFHEALEDGDFEFLEDKWLKVSILDLELQWFISYQDEKLIVSDKIEVDDVSFSGELNDLILIAGRKEDPDTLFFQRRLKIEGDTELGLEVKNLMDSVDLDSLPKPLNQALMTLANFVQQGLQKIEVKESLNAY; the protein is encoded by the coding sequence GTGTTTAATAAAATTCGTTCAACGTTAGTAGAAAATGCGGCCTCTGTCTTAAAAGTACCGGCGAAGGTTGTACCAGTATCGGTGCAGAAGAAGATCTTACTCGAAGGTTTGAAACAAGTCTTTCATGAAGCGCTTGAAGACGGTGATTTTGAGTTTCTTGAAGATAAATGGTTGAAAGTTTCGATTCTTGATCTCGAATTGCAGTGGTTTATCAGTTATCAAGATGAAAAACTGATAGTCTCGGACAAAATAGAAGTTGATGATGTGAGCTTTAGCGGTGAATTAAATGATCTTATTTTAATTGCTGGCCGTAAAGAAGATCCAGATACTCTATTTTTTCAACGTCGCCTAAAAATTGAAGGTGATACAGAGCTTGGTCTTGAAGTGAAAAACTTAATGGACAGTGTTGATCTTGATTCACTGCCTAAACCTTTAAACCAAGCATTAATGACTTTGGCAAATTTTGTACAACAAGGTTTGCAAAAGATTGAAGTAAAAGAGAGCCTTAATGCTTATTAG
- a CDS encoding GNAT family N-acetyltransferase, translating to MLIRTEAPADILTIDLLVKSVFDTTAEAKLVMSLRENSHLTLSLVACNDDGELIGHCLFSPVTINGEDIAWQGLAPLCVKKEYQKQGVATAMMKEAFETLTELGYPVCVVLGDPAYYQRFGFEAAEKYNMSCQWEVPEGAFMVKACDAEFLADRSGLIEYCPEFNDL from the coding sequence ATGCTTATTAGAACTGAAGCACCCGCTGATATTCTTACTATTGATCTATTAGTAAAATCAGTTTTTGATACTACTGCTGAAGCTAAACTTGTGATGTCTTTACGTGAAAACAGTCACTTAACCTTATCATTGGTTGCTTGTAATGATGACGGAGAGTTGATTGGTCATTGTTTATTTAGCCCTGTGACGATTAATGGTGAAGACATCGCTTGGCAAGGATTAGCGCCACTGTGTGTTAAAAAAGAATATCAAAAGCAAGGTGTTGCGACGGCAATGATGAAAGAAGCGTTTGAAACACTAACAGAACTTGGTTATCCGGTGTGTGTCGTTTTAGGCGATCCGGCTTATTATCAGCGTTTTGGTTTTGAAGCGGCTGAAAAATATAACATGTCATGCCAATGGGAAGTGCCAGAAGGTGCTTTTATGGTAAAAGCGTGTGATGCTGAGTTTTTAGCCGATCGTTCAGGCTTAATTGAATATTGCCCTGAATTTAACGATTTGTAG